From one Pan troglodytes isolate AG18354 chromosome 13, NHGRI_mPanTro3-v2.0_pri, whole genome shotgun sequence genomic stretch:
- the LOC129143398 gene encoding tubulin alpha-3E chain, with protein MRECISIHVGQAGVQIGNACWELYCLEHGIQPDGQMPSDKTIGGGDDSFNTFFSETGAGKHVPRAVFVDLEPTVVDEVRTGTYRQLFHPEQLITGKEDAANNYARGHYTIGKEIVDLVLDRIRKLADLCTGLQGFLIFHSFGGGTGSGFASLLMERLSVDYGKKSKLEFAIYPAPQVSTAVVEPYNSILTTHTTLEHSDCAFMVDNEAIYDICRRNLDIERPTYTNLNRLIGQIVSSITASLRFDGALNVDLTEFQTNLVPYPRIHFPLATYAPVISAEKAYHEQLSVAEITNACFEPANQMVKCDPRHGKYMACCMLYRGDVVPKDVNAAIATIKTKRTIQFVDWCPTGFKVGINYQPPTVVPGGDLAKVQRAVCMLSNTTAIAEAWARLDHKFDLMYAKRAFVHWYVGEGMEEGEFSEAREDLAALEKDYEEVGVDSVEAEAEEGEEY; from the exons ATG CGCGAGTGTATCTCTATCCACGTGGGGCAGGCGGGTGTCCAGATCGGCAATGCCTGCTGGGAACTGTACTGTCTTGAACATGGAATTCAGCCCGATGGCCAAATGCCAAGTGATAAAACCATTGGTGGCGGGGACGACTCCTTCAACACGTTCTTCAGTGAGACTGGAGCTGGCAAACACGTGCCCAGAGCAGTGTTTGTGGACCTGGAGCCCACTGTGGTCG ATGAAGTGCGCACAGGGACCTACAGGCAGCTCTTCCACCCGGAGCAGCTGATCACCGGGAAGGAAGATGCAGCCAATAATTACGCCAGGGGCCATTACACCATCGGCAAGGAGATTGTTGACCTAGTCCTGGACCGGATCCGCAAACTG GCGGATCTGTGCACAGGACTGCAGGGCTTCCTCATCTTCCACAGCTTTGGGGGCGGCACTGGCTCTGGGTTCGCATCTCTGCTCATGGAGCGGCTCTCAGTGGATTACGGCAAGAAGTCCAAGCTAGAGTTTGCCATTTACCCAGCCCCCCAGGTCTCCACAGCCGTGGTGGAGCCCTACAACTCCATCCTGACCACCCACACGACCCTGGAACATTCTGACTGTGCCTTCATGGTCGACAATGAAGCCATCTATGACATATGTCGGCGCAACCTGGACATTGAACGTCCCACGTACACCAACCTCAATCGCCTGATTGGGCAGATCGTGTCCTCCATCACGGCCTCCCTGCGATTCGATGGGGCCCTGAATGTGGACTTGACGGAATTCCAGACCAACCTCGTGCCGTACCCCCGCATCCACTTCCCCCTGGCCACCTACGCCCCAGTCATCTCAGCCGAGAAGGCCTACCATGAGCAGCTGTCTGTGGCCGAGATCACCAATGCCTGCTTCGAGCCAGCCAATCAGATGGTCAAGTGTGACCCCCGCCATGGCAAGTACATGGCCTGCTGCATGTTGTACAGGGGGGACGTGGTCCCCAAAGACGTCAACGCGGCCATCGCCACCATTAAGACCAAGCGCACTATCCAGTTTGTGGATTGGTGCCCGACTGGATTTAAG GTGGGCATTAACTACCAGCCCCCCACAGTGGTCCCCGGGGGAGACCTGGCCAAGGTGCAGCGGGCTGTGTGCATGCTGAGCAACACCACGGCCATTGCGGAGGCCTGGGCCCGCCTGGACCATAAGTTCGATCTCATGTATGCCAAGCGGGCCTTTGTGCACTGGTACGTGGGCGAAGGCATGGAAGAGGGAGAGTTCTCTGAGGCCCGCGAGGACCTGGCAGCTCTAGAGAAGGATTATGAAGAGGTGGGTGTGGATTCCGTggaagctgaggctgaagaaGGCGAAGAATACTGA
- the LOC129135332 gene encoding uncharacterized protein LOC129135332 isoform X2 → MTPRRRPRPRAPAAPARAAREARRWRCRERAVGASARGRGGAGRTFRRAARMAAQGVGPGPGSAAPPGLEAARQKLALRRKKVLSTEEMELYELAQAAGGGIDPDVFKILVDLLKLNVAPLAVFQMLKSMCAGQRLASEPQDPAAVSLPTSSVPETRGTVAPLQGPRFPPARSLRPLRFCSAAQLPHTRLSLQAPRVPSASLAACSLLLQGEIKAALPSGEHWPWRNAAAARDPARGCHGSPALPGCPRGAGLGRALCRAAPRMAQRLVTSLSPAKATCYLLQLIINLSEMQRVQA, encoded by the exons ATGACGCCGCGGAGGCGGCCCCGTCCCCGCGCTCCCGCCGCTCCCGCCAGGGCAGCCCGGGAGGCCAGACGCTGGCGCTGCAGGGAGAGGGCGGTGGGCGCATCCGCTAGGGggcgcggcggggcggggcgcacCTTTCGGCGGGCCGCGAGGATGGCGGCGCAGGGCGTAGGGCCTGGGCCGGGGTCGGCGGCGCCCCCGGGGCTGGAGGCGGCCCGGCAGAAGCTGGCGCTGCGGCGGAAGAAGGTGCTGAGCACCGAGGAGATGGAGCTGTACGAGCTGGCTCAGGCGGCGGGCGGCGGTATCGACCCCGACGTGTTCAAG ATCCTGGTGGACCTGCTGAAGCTGAACGTGGCCCCCCTCGCCGTCTTCCAGATGCTGAAGTCCATGTGTGCCGGGCAGAGGCTAGCGAGCGAGCCCCAGGACCCTGCGGCCGTGTCTCTGCCCACGTCGAGCGTGCCCGAGACCCGAG GAACAGTAGCCCCCCTGCAAGGCCCTCGTTTTCCTCCAGCCCGCAGCCTGCGGCCTCTCCGGTTCTGCTCCGCAGCCCAGCTGCCACACACTCGCCTCTCTCTCCAGGCCCCCCGGGTTCCCTCCGCCTCTCTTGCTGCCTGTTCTCTCCTTTTGCAG GGAGAAATAAAGGCAGCGCTGCCCTCGGGGGAGCATTGGCCCTGGCGGAACGCAGCAGCCGCGAGGGATCCAGCCAGAGGATGCCACGGCAGCCCAGCGCTACCAGGCTGCCCAAGGGGGGCGGGCCTGGGAAGAGCCCTATGCAGGGCAGCACCTAGGATGGCGCAGAGACTTGTCACATCTTTGTCCCCAGCAAAGGCTACGTGTTACCTCCTTCAGTTGATAATAAACCTTTCTGAGATGCAGAGGGTCCAG GCTTGA
- the LOC129135332 gene encoding uncharacterized protein LOC129135332 isoform X1 has product MTPRRRPRPRAPAAPARAAREARRWRCRERAVGASARGRGGAGRTFRRAARMAAQGVGPGPGSAAPPGLEAARQKLALRRKKVLSTEEMELYELAQAAGGGIDPDVFKILVDLLKLNVAPLAVFQMLKSMCAGQRLASEPQDPAAVSLPTSSVPETRGTVAPLQGPRFPPARSLRPLRFCSAAQLPHTRLSLQAPRVPSASLAACSLLLQGEIKAALPSGEHWPWRNAAAARDPARGCHGSPALPGCPRGAGLGRALCRAAPRMAQRLVTSLSPAKATCYLLQLIINLSEMQRVQSIAPPSSGLQPHHAQNSAVAHITRCSSVQPRVLQRLGYVLDNASSGLSDNLRTRRCLDKISHSSYAGQRSSTTWCGRRRRTCTSNWLKLQRH; this is encoded by the exons ATGACGCCGCGGAGGCGGCCCCGTCCCCGCGCTCCCGCCGCTCCCGCCAGGGCAGCCCGGGAGGCCAGACGCTGGCGCTGCAGGGAGAGGGCGGTGGGCGCATCCGCTAGGGggcgcggcggggcggggcgcacCTTTCGGCGGGCCGCGAGGATGGCGGCGCAGGGCGTAGGGCCTGGGCCGGGGTCGGCGGCGCCCCCGGGGCTGGAGGCGGCCCGGCAGAAGCTGGCGCTGCGGCGGAAGAAGGTGCTGAGCACCGAGGAGATGGAGCTGTACGAGCTGGCTCAGGCGGCGGGCGGCGGTATCGACCCCGACGTGTTCAAG ATCCTGGTGGACCTGCTGAAGCTGAACGTGGCCCCCCTCGCCGTCTTCCAGATGCTGAAGTCCATGTGTGCCGGGCAGAGGCTAGCGAGCGAGCCCCAGGACCCTGCGGCCGTGTCTCTGCCCACGTCGAGCGTGCCCGAGACCCGAG GAACAGTAGCCCCCCTGCAAGGCCCTCGTTTTCCTCCAGCCCGCAGCCTGCGGCCTCTCCGGTTCTGCTCCGCAGCCCAGCTGCCACACACTCGCCTCTCTCTCCAGGCCCCCCGGGTTCCCTCCGCCTCTCTTGCTGCCTGTTCTCTCCTTTTGCAG GGAGAAATAAAGGCAGCGCTGCCCTCGGGGGAGCATTGGCCCTGGCGGAACGCAGCAGCCGCGAGGGATCCAGCCAGAGGATGCCACGGCAGCCCAGCGCTACCAGGCTGCCCAAGGGGGGCGGGCCTGGGAAGAGCCCTATGCAGGGCAGCACCTAGGATGGCGCAGAGACTTGTCACATCTTTGTCCCCAGCAAAGGCTACGTGTTACCTCCTTCAGTTGATAATAAACCTTTCTGAGATGCAGAGGGTCCAG TCCATAGCCCCCCCTTCCTCAGGGCTCCAACCACATCATGCACAGAACTCAGCTGTAGCCCACATCACACGGTGCTCTTCAGTCCAGCCACGCGTCCTTCAGCGGCTGGGATACGTTCTCGACAATGCATCATCAG GCTTGAGTGACAACTTGAGGACAAGGCGGTGCCTCGACAAGATTTCACACAGCAGCTACGCGGGCCAGAGAAGCAGCACCACATGGTGTGGCAGGAGAAGGAGGACATGCACAAG caattgGTTGAAGCTTCAGAGACATTGA
- the LOC129135332 gene encoding uncharacterized protein LOC129135332 isoform X7, with amino-acid sequence MLKSMCAGQRLASEPQDPAAVSLPTSSVPETRGTVAPLQGPRFPPARSLRPLRFCSAAQLPHTRLSLQAPRVPSASLAACSLLLQGEIKAALPSGEHWPWRNAAAARDPARGCHGSPALPGCPRGAGLGRALCRAAPRMAQRLVTSLSPAKATCYLLQLIINLSEMQRVQSIAPPSSGLQPHHAQNSAVAHITRCSSVQPRVLQRLGYVLDNASSGLSDNLRTRRCLDKISHSSYAGQRSSTTWCGRRRRTCTSNWLKLQRH; translated from the exons ATGCTGAAGTCCATGTGTGCCGGGCAGAGGCTAGCGAGCGAGCCCCAGGACCCTGCGGCCGTGTCTCTGCCCACGTCGAGCGTGCCCGAGACCCGAG GAACAGTAGCCCCCCTGCAAGGCCCTCGTTTTCCTCCAGCCCGCAGCCTGCGGCCTCTCCGGTTCTGCTCCGCAGCCCAGCTGCCACACACTCGCCTCTCTCTCCAGGCCCCCCGGGTTCCCTCCGCCTCTCTTGCTGCCTGTTCTCTCCTTTTGCAG GGAGAAATAAAGGCAGCGCTGCCCTCGGGGGAGCATTGGCCCTGGCGGAACGCAGCAGCCGCGAGGGATCCAGCCAGAGGATGCCACGGCAGCCCAGCGCTACCAGGCTGCCCAAGGGGGGCGGGCCTGGGAAGAGCCCTATGCAGGGCAGCACCTAGGATGGCGCAGAGACTTGTCACATCTTTGTCCCCAGCAAAGGCTACGTGTTACCTCCTTCAGTTGATAATAAACCTTTCTGAGATGCAGAGGGTCCAG TCCATAGCCCCCCCTTCCTCAGGGCTCCAACCACATCATGCACAGAACTCAGCTGTAGCCCACATCACACGGTGCTCTTCAGTCCAGCCACGCGTCCTTCAGCGGCTGGGATACGTTCTCGACAATGCATCATCAG GCTTGAGTGACAACTTGAGGACAAGGCGGTGCCTCGACAAGATTTCACACAGCAGCTACGCGGGCCAGAGAAGCAGCACCACATGGTGTGGCAGGAGAAGGAGGACATGCACAAG caattgGTTGAAGCTTCAGAGACATTGA
- the LOC129135332 gene encoding mitotic-spindle organizing protein 2B isoform X11: protein MTPRRRPRPRAPAAPARAAREARRWRCRERAVGASARGRGGAGRTFRRAARMAAQGVGPGPGSAAPPGLEAARQKLALRRKKVLSTEEMELYELAQAAGGGIDPDVFKILVDLLKLNVAPLAVFQMLKSMCAGQRLASEPQDPAAVSLPTSSVPETRGRNKGSAALGGALALAERSSREGSSQRMPRQPSATRLPKGGGPGKSPMQGST from the exons ATGACGCCGCGGAGGCGGCCCCGTCCCCGCGCTCCCGCCGCTCCCGCCAGGGCAGCCCGGGAGGCCAGACGCTGGCGCTGCAGGGAGAGGGCGGTGGGCGCATCCGCTAGGGggcgcggcggggcggggcgcacCTTTCGGCGGGCCGCGAGGATGGCGGCGCAGGGCGTAGGGCCTGGGCCGGGGTCGGCGGCGCCCCCGGGGCTGGAGGCGGCCCGGCAGAAGCTGGCGCTGCGGCGGAAGAAGGTGCTGAGCACCGAGGAGATGGAGCTGTACGAGCTGGCTCAGGCGGCGGGCGGCGGTATCGACCCCGACGTGTTCAAG ATCCTGGTGGACCTGCTGAAGCTGAACGTGGCCCCCCTCGCCGTCTTCCAGATGCTGAAGTCCATGTGTGCCGGGCAGAGGCTAGCGAGCGAGCCCCAGGACCCTGCGGCCGTGTCTCTGCCCACGTCGAGCGTGCCCGAGACCCGAG GGAGAAATAAAGGCAGCGCTGCCCTCGGGGGAGCATTGGCCCTGGCGGAACGCAGCAGCCGCGAGGGATCCAGCCAGAGGATGCCACGGCAGCCCAGCGCTACCAGGCTGCCCAAGGGGGGCGGGCCTGGGAAGAGCCCTATGCAGGGCAGCACCTAG
- the LOC129135332 gene encoding uncharacterized protein LOC129135332 isoform X8: protein MTPRRRPRPRAPAAPARAAREARRWRCRERAVGASARGRGGAGRTFRRAARMAAQGVGPGPGSAAPPGLEAARQKLALRRKKVLSTEEMELYELAQAAGGGIDPDVFKILVDLLKLNVAPLAVFQMLKSMCAGQRLASEPQDPAAVSLPTSSVPETRGLQPHHAQNSAVAHITRCSSVQPRVLQRLGYVLDNASSGLSDNLRTRRCLDKISHSSYAGQRSSTTWCGRRRRTCTSNWLKLQRH, encoded by the exons ATGACGCCGCGGAGGCGGCCCCGTCCCCGCGCTCCCGCCGCTCCCGCCAGGGCAGCCCGGGAGGCCAGACGCTGGCGCTGCAGGGAGAGGGCGGTGGGCGCATCCGCTAGGGggcgcggcggggcggggcgcacCTTTCGGCGGGCCGCGAGGATGGCGGCGCAGGGCGTAGGGCCTGGGCCGGGGTCGGCGGCGCCCCCGGGGCTGGAGGCGGCCCGGCAGAAGCTGGCGCTGCGGCGGAAGAAGGTGCTGAGCACCGAGGAGATGGAGCTGTACGAGCTGGCTCAGGCGGCGGGCGGCGGTATCGACCCCGACGTGTTCAAG ATCCTGGTGGACCTGCTGAAGCTGAACGTGGCCCCCCTCGCCGTCTTCCAGATGCTGAAGTCCATGTGTGCCGGGCAGAGGCTAGCGAGCGAGCCCCAGGACCCTGCGGCCGTGTCTCTGCCCACGTCGAGCGTGCCCGAGACCCGAG GGCTCCAACCACATCATGCACAGAACTCAGCTGTAGCCCACATCACACGGTGCTCTTCAGTCCAGCCACGCGTCCTTCAGCGGCTGGGATACGTTCTCGACAATGCATCATCAG GCTTGAGTGACAACTTGAGGACAAGGCGGTGCCTCGACAAGATTTCACACAGCAGCTACGCGGGCCAGAGAAGCAGCACCACATGGTGTGGCAGGAGAAGGAGGACATGCACAAG caattgGTTGAAGCTTCAGAGACATTGA
- the LOC129135332 gene encoding uncharacterized protein LOC129135332 isoform X3, with product MQVYQGRPDRQAAGPCSPPCHSRRLARRSATMLKSMCAGQRLASEPQDPAAVSLPTSSVPETRGTVAPLQGPRFPPARSLRPLRFCSAAQLPHTRLSLQAPRVPSASLAACSLLLQGEIKAALPSGEHWPWRNAAAARDPARGCHGSPALPGCPRGAGLGRALCRAAPRMAQRLVTSLSPAKATCYLLQLIINLSEMQRVQSIAPPSSGLQPHHAQNSAVAHITRCSSVQPRVLQRLGYVLDNASSGLSDNLRTRRCLDKISHSSYAGQRSSTTWCGRRRRTCTSNWLKLQRH from the exons ATGCAAGTCTATCAGGGACGCCCTGACCGCCAAGCAGCTGGCCCCTGCAGTCCGCCATGCCACTCCCGACGCCTAGCGCGCCGCTCAGCCACC ATGCTGAAGTCCATGTGTGCCGGGCAGAGGCTAGCGAGCGAGCCCCAGGACCCTGCGGCCGTGTCTCTGCCCACGTCGAGCGTGCCCGAGACCCGAG GAACAGTAGCCCCCCTGCAAGGCCCTCGTTTTCCTCCAGCCCGCAGCCTGCGGCCTCTCCGGTTCTGCTCCGCAGCCCAGCTGCCACACACTCGCCTCTCTCTCCAGGCCCCCCGGGTTCCCTCCGCCTCTCTTGCTGCCTGTTCTCTCCTTTTGCAG GGAGAAATAAAGGCAGCGCTGCCCTCGGGGGAGCATTGGCCCTGGCGGAACGCAGCAGCCGCGAGGGATCCAGCCAGAGGATGCCACGGCAGCCCAGCGCTACCAGGCTGCCCAAGGGGGGCGGGCCTGGGAAGAGCCCTATGCAGGGCAGCACCTAGGATGGCGCAGAGACTTGTCACATCTTTGTCCCCAGCAAAGGCTACGTGTTACCTCCTTCAGTTGATAATAAACCTTTCTGAGATGCAGAGGGTCCAG TCCATAGCCCCCCCTTCCTCAGGGCTCCAACCACATCATGCACAGAACTCAGCTGTAGCCCACATCACACGGTGCTCTTCAGTCCAGCCACGCGTCCTTCAGCGGCTGGGATACGTTCTCGACAATGCATCATCAG GCTTGAGTGACAACTTGAGGACAAGGCGGTGCCTCGACAAGATTTCACACAGCAGCTACGCGGGCCAGAGAAGCAGCACCACATGGTGTGGCAGGAGAAGGAGGACATGCACAAG caattgGTTGAAGCTTCAGAGACATTGA
- the LOC129135332 gene encoding mitotic-spindle organizing protein 2 isoform X9, which produces MTPRRRPRPRAPAAPARAAREARRWRCRERAVGASARGRGGAGRTFRRAARMAAQGVGPGPGSAAPPGLEAARQKLALRRKKVLSTEEMELYELAQAAGGGIDPDVFKILVDLLKLNVAPLAVFQMLKSMCAGQRLASEPQDPAAVSLPTSSVPETRGTVAPLQGPRFPPARSLRPLRFCSAAQLPHTRLSLQAPRVPSASLAACSLLLQRHGVAVSRPHSRAGIRGQDRHPHTPEAS; this is translated from the exons ATGACGCCGCGGAGGCGGCCCCGTCCCCGCGCTCCCGCCGCTCCCGCCAGGGCAGCCCGGGAGGCCAGACGCTGGCGCTGCAGGGAGAGGGCGGTGGGCGCATCCGCTAGGGggcgcggcggggcggggcgcacCTTTCGGCGGGCCGCGAGGATGGCGGCGCAGGGCGTAGGGCCTGGGCCGGGGTCGGCGGCGCCCCCGGGGCTGGAGGCGGCCCGGCAGAAGCTGGCGCTGCGGCGGAAGAAGGTGCTGAGCACCGAGGAGATGGAGCTGTACGAGCTGGCTCAGGCGGCGGGCGGCGGTATCGACCCCGACGTGTTCAAG ATCCTGGTGGACCTGCTGAAGCTGAACGTGGCCCCCCTCGCCGTCTTCCAGATGCTGAAGTCCATGTGTGCCGGGCAGAGGCTAGCGAGCGAGCCCCAGGACCCTGCGGCCGTGTCTCTGCCCACGTCGAGCGTGCCCGAGACCCGAG GAACAGTAGCCCCCCTGCAAGGCCCTCGTTTTCCTCCAGCCCGCAGCCTGCGGCCTCTCCGGTTCTGCTCCGCAGCCCAGCTGCCACACACTCGCCTCTCTCTCCAGGCCCCCCGGGTTCCCTCCGCCTCTCTTGCTGCCTGTTCTCTCCTTTTGCAG AGACATGGTGTGGCAGTCTCTAGACCCCACAGTCGGGCTGGCATCCGGGGACAGGACCGACACCCCCACACCCCAGAGGCGAGCTAG
- the LOC129135332 gene encoding mitotic-spindle organizing protein 2B isoform X6: protein MTPRRRPRPRAPAAPARAAREARRWRCRERAVGASARGRGGAGRTFRRAARMAAQGVGPGPGSAAPPGLEAARQKLALRRKKVLSTEEMELYELAQAAGGGIDPDVFKILVDLLKLNVAPLAVFQMLKSMCAGQRLASEPQDPAAVSLPTSSVPETREASFLSARNSSPPARPSFSSSPQPAASPVLLRSPAATHSPLSPGPPGSLRLSCCLFSPFAGLSDNLRTRRCLDKISHSSYAGQRSSTTWCGRRRRTCTSNWLKLQRH, encoded by the exons ATGACGCCGCGGAGGCGGCCCCGTCCCCGCGCTCCCGCCGCTCCCGCCAGGGCAGCCCGGGAGGCCAGACGCTGGCGCTGCAGGGAGAGGGCGGTGGGCGCATCCGCTAGGGggcgcggcggggcggggcgcacCTTTCGGCGGGCCGCGAGGATGGCGGCGCAGGGCGTAGGGCCTGGGCCGGGGTCGGCGGCGCCCCCGGGGCTGGAGGCGGCCCGGCAGAAGCTGGCGCTGCGGCGGAAGAAGGTGCTGAGCACCGAGGAGATGGAGCTGTACGAGCTGGCTCAGGCGGCGGGCGGCGGTATCGACCCCGACGTGTTCAAG ATCCTGGTGGACCTGCTGAAGCTGAACGTGGCCCCCCTCGCCGTCTTCCAGATGCTGAAGTCCATGTGTGCCGGGCAGAGGCTAGCGAGCGAGCCCCAGGACCCTGCGGCCGTGTCTCTGCCCACGTCGAGCGTGCCCGAGACCCGAG AGGCCTCCTTTCTCTCTGCCAGGAACAGTAGCCCCCCTGCAAGGCCCTCGTTTTCCTCCAGCCCGCAGCCTGCGGCCTCTCCGGTTCTGCTCCGCAGCCCAGCTGCCACACACTCGCCTCTCTCTCCAGGCCCCCCGGGTTCCCTCCGCCTCTCTTGCTGCCTGTTCTCTCCTTTTGCAG GCTTGAGTGACAACTTGAGGACAAGGCGGTGCCTCGACAAGATTTCACACAGCAGCTACGCGGGCCAGAGAAGCAGCACCACATGGTGTGGCAGGAGAAGGAGGACATGCACAAG caattgGTTGAAGCTTCAGAGACATTGA
- the LOC129135332 gene encoding mitotic-spindle organizing protein 2B isoform X5, producing the protein MTPRRRPRPRAPAAPARAAREARRWRCRERAVGASARGRGGAGRTFRRAARMAAQGVGPGPGSAAPPGLEAARQKLALRRKKVLSTEEMELYELAQAAGGGIDPDVFKILVDLLKLNVAPLAVFQMLKSMCAGQRLASEPQDPAAVSLPTSSVPETREASFLSARNSSPPARPSFSSSPQPAASPVLLRSPAATHSPLSPGPPGSLRLSCCLFSPFAGRNKGSAALGGALALAERSSREGSSQRMPRQPSATRLPKGGGPGKSPMQGST; encoded by the exons ATGACGCCGCGGAGGCGGCCCCGTCCCCGCGCTCCCGCCGCTCCCGCCAGGGCAGCCCGGGAGGCCAGACGCTGGCGCTGCAGGGAGAGGGCGGTGGGCGCATCCGCTAGGGggcgcggcggggcggggcgcacCTTTCGGCGGGCCGCGAGGATGGCGGCGCAGGGCGTAGGGCCTGGGCCGGGGTCGGCGGCGCCCCCGGGGCTGGAGGCGGCCCGGCAGAAGCTGGCGCTGCGGCGGAAGAAGGTGCTGAGCACCGAGGAGATGGAGCTGTACGAGCTGGCTCAGGCGGCGGGCGGCGGTATCGACCCCGACGTGTTCAAG ATCCTGGTGGACCTGCTGAAGCTGAACGTGGCCCCCCTCGCCGTCTTCCAGATGCTGAAGTCCATGTGTGCCGGGCAGAGGCTAGCGAGCGAGCCCCAGGACCCTGCGGCCGTGTCTCTGCCCACGTCGAGCGTGCCCGAGACCCGAG AGGCCTCCTTTCTCTCTGCCAGGAACAGTAGCCCCCCTGCAAGGCCCTCGTTTTCCTCCAGCCCGCAGCCTGCGGCCTCTCCGGTTCTGCTCCGCAGCCCAGCTGCCACACACTCGCCTCTCTCTCCAGGCCCCCCGGGTTCCCTCCGCCTCTCTTGCTGCCTGTTCTCTCCTTTTGCAG GGAGAAATAAAGGCAGCGCTGCCCTCGGGGGAGCATTGGCCCTGGCGGAACGCAGCAGCCGCGAGGGATCCAGCCAGAGGATGCCACGGCAGCCCAGCGCTACCAGGCTGCCCAAGGGGGGCGGGCCTGGGAAGAGCCCTATGCAGGGCAGCACCTAG
- the LOC129135332 gene encoding mitotic-spindle organizing protein 2B isoform X10 yields MTPRRRPRPRAPAAPARAAREARRWRCRERAVGASARGRGGAGRTFRRAARMAAQGVGPGPGSAAPPGLEAARQKLALRRKKVLSTEEMELYELAQAAGGGIDPDVFKILVDLLKLNVAPLAVFQMLKSMCAGQRLASEPQDPAAVSLPTSSVPETREASFLSARNSSPPARPSFSSSPQPAASPVLLRSPAATHSPLSPGPPGSLRLSCCLFSPFAETWCGSL; encoded by the exons ATGACGCCGCGGAGGCGGCCCCGTCCCCGCGCTCCCGCCGCTCCCGCCAGGGCAGCCCGGGAGGCCAGACGCTGGCGCTGCAGGGAGAGGGCGGTGGGCGCATCCGCTAGGGggcgcggcggggcggggcgcacCTTTCGGCGGGCCGCGAGGATGGCGGCGCAGGGCGTAGGGCCTGGGCCGGGGTCGGCGGCGCCCCCGGGGCTGGAGGCGGCCCGGCAGAAGCTGGCGCTGCGGCGGAAGAAGGTGCTGAGCACCGAGGAGATGGAGCTGTACGAGCTGGCTCAGGCGGCGGGCGGCGGTATCGACCCCGACGTGTTCAAG ATCCTGGTGGACCTGCTGAAGCTGAACGTGGCCCCCCTCGCCGTCTTCCAGATGCTGAAGTCCATGTGTGCCGGGCAGAGGCTAGCGAGCGAGCCCCAGGACCCTGCGGCCGTGTCTCTGCCCACGTCGAGCGTGCCCGAGACCCGAG AGGCCTCCTTTCTCTCTGCCAGGAACAGTAGCCCCCCTGCAAGGCCCTCGTTTTCCTCCAGCCCGCAGCCTGCGGCCTCTCCGGTTCTGCTCCGCAGCCCAGCTGCCACACACTCGCCTCTCTCTCCAGGCCCCCCGGGTTCCCTCCGCCTCTCTTGCTGCCTGTTCTCTCCTTTTGCAG AGACATGGTGTGGCAGTCTCTAG
- the LOC129135332 gene encoding uncharacterized protein LOC129135332 isoform X4, with protein sequence MRLRCGGLCRPKMLKSMCAGQRLASEPQDPAAVSLPTSSVPETRGTVAPLQGPRFPPARSLRPLRFCSAAQLPHTRLSLQAPRVPSASLAACSLLLQGEIKAALPSGEHWPWRNAAAARDPARGCHGSPALPGCPRGAGLGRALCRAAPRMAQRLVTSLSPAKATCYLLQLIINLSEMQRVQSIAPPSSGLQPHHAQNSAVAHITRCSSVQPRVLQRLGYVLDNASSGLSDNLRTRRCLDKISHSSYAGQRSSTTWCGRRRRTCTSNWLKLQRH encoded by the exons ATGCGCCTGCGTTGTGGCGGCCTCTGTCGCCCCAAG ATGCTGAAGTCCATGTGTGCCGGGCAGAGGCTAGCGAGCGAGCCCCAGGACCCTGCGGCCGTGTCTCTGCCCACGTCGAGCGTGCCCGAGACCCGAG GAACAGTAGCCCCCCTGCAAGGCCCTCGTTTTCCTCCAGCCCGCAGCCTGCGGCCTCTCCGGTTCTGCTCCGCAGCCCAGCTGCCACACACTCGCCTCTCTCTCCAGGCCCCCCGGGTTCCCTCCGCCTCTCTTGCTGCCTGTTCTCTCCTTTTGCAG GGAGAAATAAAGGCAGCGCTGCCCTCGGGGGAGCATTGGCCCTGGCGGAACGCAGCAGCCGCGAGGGATCCAGCCAGAGGATGCCACGGCAGCCCAGCGCTACCAGGCTGCCCAAGGGGGGCGGGCCTGGGAAGAGCCCTATGCAGGGCAGCACCTAGGATGGCGCAGAGACTTGTCACATCTTTGTCCCCAGCAAAGGCTACGTGTTACCTCCTTCAGTTGATAATAAACCTTTCTGAGATGCAGAGGGTCCAG TCCATAGCCCCCCCTTCCTCAGGGCTCCAACCACATCATGCACAGAACTCAGCTGTAGCCCACATCACACGGTGCTCTTCAGTCCAGCCACGCGTCCTTCAGCGGCTGGGATACGTTCTCGACAATGCATCATCAG GCTTGAGTGACAACTTGAGGACAAGGCGGTGCCTCGACAAGATTTCACACAGCAGCTACGCGGGCCAGAGAAGCAGCACCACATGGTGTGGCAGGAGAAGGAGGACATGCACAAG caattgGTTGAAGCTTCAGAGACATTGA